A single window of Psychromonas ingrahamii 37 DNA harbors:
- the degS gene encoding outer membrane-stress sensor serine endopeptidase DegS: MNFKTRLLYFLKPIFWGIIIAILIVYGARLGTVLTSLLANDKVASYSESVKKASPAVVNIYSQQYVDSTFNNNKQQLQPTGLGSGIIVDKKGYILTNYHVIKQADQILIALQDGRLFTATVVGSDVITDLAVLQIEGNNLPVIPQNSQYNPQVGDIVLAIGNPYNLGQTITQGVISATGRSGMSSSGRQDFLQTDAAINEGNSGGALINSRGELVGINTSEFYSRRQNISYGISFAIPYQLSQRIMNSLIRDGRVIRGSLGIVAENLDPLLARLWGLKAQNSTIIKEVQEGGPASIAGVEVNDILLKINNTAVENLIFAMDMVAEIPPGTKAVLTVLRKGEEMDIDVIIGELSNPPQNTNSTDKEINP, translated from the coding sequence ATGAACTTTAAAACGCGCTTGCTGTATTTTTTAAAACCCATTTTTTGGGGGATTATTATTGCGATATTAATCGTTTATGGCGCACGGTTAGGGACAGTTTTAACATCGCTTTTAGCCAACGATAAAGTCGCAAGTTATAGCGAATCAGTCAAAAAAGCATCCCCTGCAGTGGTTAATATTTACTCTCAACAATATGTAGACTCGACTTTCAACAACAACAAACAACAGCTTCAACCGACGGGGTTAGGATCCGGCATTATTGTTGATAAAAAAGGTTACATTTTAACCAACTACCATGTTATTAAACAGGCTGATCAGATACTTATCGCTTTACAGGACGGCCGTCTCTTTACCGCCACTGTGGTCGGGAGTGATGTAATAACCGACTTAGCGGTACTGCAAATTGAGGGCAATAACCTGCCGGTGATCCCTCAGAACAGTCAATATAATCCTCAAGTTGGCGATATAGTACTCGCTATTGGTAATCCCTATAACTTAGGGCAAACCATCACTCAGGGTGTTATCAGTGCCACCGGACGCAGTGGTATGAGTTCATCTGGCCGTCAGGATTTCCTGCAGACAGATGCGGCTATTAACGAAGGAAACTCAGGGGGAGCATTAATTAATAGCCGAGGTGAGTTAGTTGGTATTAATACCTCTGAATTTTACAGTCGTCGTCAAAATATTAGTTATGGTATTAGTTTTGCTATTCCCTATCAGCTTTCGCAGCGGATAATGAACAGCCTAATTAGAGATGGTCGCGTTATTCGTGGCTCCTTAGGTATAGTGGCCGAAAATTTAGATCCGCTTTTAGCGCGTCTTTGGGGCTTAAAAGCACAAAACAGCACCATCATAAAAGAAGTTCAGGAAGGAGGACCTGCTAGTATTGCGGGGGTTGAAGTCAATGATATTTTACTAAAAATCAATAATACGGCTGTTGAAAACTTAATTTTTGCGATGGATATGGTGGCAGAAATACCGCCAGGCACAAAGGCCGTATTAACGGTATTACGTAAAGGAGAGGAAATGGATATCGACGTCATTATTGGCGAGCTGAGTAATCCCCCTCAAAATACAAATAGCACTGACAAAGAAATTAACCCTTAA
- the lptC gene encoding LPS export ABC transporter periplasmic protein LptC: MNKRQSIPFVLLLAALLIWLFFKQEAVLPSLSVHHPSYIATDINSTHFNKTGFLDYKIFADKATNFNEDELTNFKKPKVIVYTHNDQTDTTTIWQITSAVGALYQQDKLVLSKNVLVKNLSLDQLVQTIKTEQLTLFLDKKELSSDLLVTLEGPQIHQQGVGMWASLVTEEVIIKDQIKAVYFNENK, encoded by the coding sequence ATGAATAAGCGCCAGAGTATCCCATTTGTTTTATTATTAGCCGCTTTATTGATTTGGTTATTTTTCAAACAGGAAGCTGTTTTACCTTCGTTGTCAGTCCATCACCCTAGTTATATTGCGACGGATATCAATAGTACTCATTTTAATAAAACAGGTTTTTTGGATTATAAAATATTTGCAGATAAAGCCACCAACTTTAATGAAGATGAGTTGACTAATTTTAAAAAACCTAAAGTGATTGTTTATACACATAATGACCAAACAGATACGACCACAATTTGGCAAATAACCAGCGCAGTAGGTGCTCTTTATCAACAAGATAAACTAGTGCTTTCGAAAAATGTATTAGTCAAAAATCTCAGTTTAGATCAACTTGTACAAACGATAAAGACGGAACAACTCACTCTTTTTCTAGATAAAAAGGAGTTAAGCAGTGACTTATTAGTCACTTTGGAAGGCCCTCAGATTCATCAGCAGGGTGTTGGCATGTGGGCTTCTCTTGTCACTGAAGAGGTCATTATAAAAGATCAAATAAAAGCGGTATACTTCAATGAAAATAAATAA
- the pykF gene encoding pyruvate kinase PykF produces MRKTKIVCTIGPKSESKEMLGKLVKNGMNVMRLNFSHGDFNEHGGRINTIREICRETGKNVAILLDTKGPEIRTVKLTNGADVLLTAGQEFTLTTDQTVVGDNTVVAVTYENLTNDLAVGNTVLLDDGLIELTVKRITDTEVICDVMNTGELGENKGVNLPGVKVQLPALSPKDKGDLIFGCEQQVDFIAASFIRKKEDVLEIRELLKAHGGEKIHIISKIENQEGVDNFDEILAASDAIMVARGDLGVEIAVEEVIFAQKMMIEKANAARKPVITATQMLDSMIKNPRPTRAEAGDVANAILDGTDAVMLSGESAKGKYPAEAVEIMATICERTDQVMHVRVDNITKDIRITEAVCSGAVNNAEQLDAKLIIVATGAGKSARSLRKYFPRTQILALTSNPKTAQQLALVKGVSAKIVEAQNSMEEFYQLGMDMSKQLGLVTAGDKVIIVAGALVASGTTNTSSVHVIV; encoded by the coding sequence GTGAGAAAAACTAAAATAGTTTGTACTATTGGTCCAAAATCAGAATCAAAAGAGATGTTAGGTAAATTAGTCAAAAATGGCATGAATGTAATGCGCCTTAACTTCTCGCACGGTGATTTTAACGAACATGGTGGTCGAATTAATACTATCCGTGAAATTTGCCGAGAAACGGGTAAAAATGTTGCCATTTTATTAGATACCAAAGGTCCTGAAATTCGTACAGTTAAACTAACCAACGGTGCTGATGTATTATTAACGGCAGGACAAGAGTTCACTTTAACAACGGATCAAACTGTTGTGGGTGACAACACTGTGGTAGCCGTAACTTATGAAAATCTAACCAATGATTTAGCGGTAGGTAACACGGTATTACTTGATGACGGCCTAATTGAACTAACCGTTAAACGTATTACCGATACAGAGGTTATCTGTGATGTTATGAACACCGGTGAACTGGGCGAAAATAAAGGCGTTAACCTTCCAGGTGTTAAAGTTCAGCTGCCTGCTCTGTCTCCTAAAGATAAAGGCGATTTAATATTTGGTTGTGAACAACAAGTTGATTTTATTGCAGCATCATTTATTCGTAAAAAAGAAGACGTATTGGAAATCCGTGAGTTATTAAAAGCTCACGGTGGCGAAAAAATTCACATCATCTCTAAAATAGAAAACCAAGAAGGTGTTGATAACTTTGATGAAATCCTAGCAGCTTCAGACGCTATTATGGTCGCTCGTGGTGACTTAGGCGTTGAAATTGCAGTTGAAGAAGTGATCTTCGCACAAAAAATGATGATCGAAAAAGCAAATGCTGCTCGAAAGCCTGTTATTACAGCGACACAAATGCTTGATTCAATGATCAAAAATCCACGACCAACGCGTGCTGAAGCGGGCGATGTTGCCAATGCTATCTTAGATGGCACTGATGCAGTCATGCTTTCAGGTGAAAGTGCTAAAGGAAAATACCCTGCAGAAGCGGTTGAAATTATGGCAACTATCTGTGAGCGAACCGATCAAGTCATGCATGTCAGAGTTGATAATATTACAAAAGATATCCGTATCACAGAAGCAGTATGCAGCGGTGCAGTTAACAATGCAGAGCAACTAGATGCTAAATTAATCATAGTAGCAACGGGTGCCGGCAAGTCTGCACGCTCTTTACGTAAATACTTTCCAAGGACTCAAATCCTGGCGTTAACCAGTAATCCAAAAACAGCACAACAACTTGCATTAGTAAAAGGGGTTTCTGCTAAAATTGTTGAAGCTCAAAATTCAATGGAAGAGTTCTACCAACTTGGTATGGATATGAGTAAACAGCTTGGTCTTGTTACTGCTGGTGATAAAGTCATAATAGTCGCTGGTGCGCTTGTGGCTTCCGGTACGACAAACACTTCTTCTGTACACGTTATTGTTTAA
- a CDS encoding MlaC/ttg2D family ABC transporter substrate-binding protein, translating to MRYLLMVMTLLFSGGVFSDEIDMSNPNKVIQSVSTKTFARITAEEARLKTEPDYIKVVIEEELIPYFDYKYAAYKVLGAHLRDTTVDQRNEFVEVFRLYLINSYSNILFKYDQQEIEISANTNFKNANIVTIPVRIRSKDGQVAQLSFKLRENQKSGEWKVFDVIAEGISMLNTKQSEISELIQREGIDHVIKLLKKKNSEFSS from the coding sequence ATGCGTTATTTATTAATGGTAATGACACTGCTTTTTTCAGGTGGAGTATTTAGTGATGAAATAGATATGAGTAACCCAAATAAGGTTATTCAATCTGTATCAACTAAGACATTTGCTAGAATTACGGCTGAGGAAGCTCGTTTAAAAACGGAGCCCGATTATATAAAAGTGGTCATTGAAGAGGAGTTAATTCCTTATTTTGATTATAAGTACGCAGCTTACAAGGTATTGGGAGCACATTTAAGAGACACCACTGTTGATCAGCGTAATGAATTTGTTGAAGTCTTCCGACTCTATTTGATTAACTCCTATAGCAATATTTTATTCAAATATGATCAACAAGAGATAGAGATATCCGCTAATACGAACTTTAAAAATGCGAATATAGTGACCATTCCGGTTAGGATTCGGAGTAAAGATGGTCAAGTAGCTCAATTGAGTTTTAAACTGCGGGAAAATCAAAAATCCGGGGAATGGAAAGTGTTTGATGTTATCGCAGAGGGGATCAGCATGTTAAATACTAAGCAGTCAGAGATAAGTGAACTTATTCAAAGAGAAGGTATTGATCATGTTATCAAATTGCTAAAAAAGAAAAATAGCGAGTTTTCCTCGTGA
- the mlaD gene encoding outer membrane lipid asymmetry maintenance protein MlaD, whose product MSQKKTELWVGIFVIGAMISLAILAFNVAGLSFKGEGRSYTLYASFSNVGGLKVRSPVKLGGVVVGRVEEISLNKESYMPVVRLAMFENKGYYPETSSVSILTSGLLGEQYIGLQPGFIIEGVNMLEEGGRFEDTKSAIVLEDLIGQFIYSMNKGD is encoded by the coding sequence ATGTCTCAGAAAAAAACAGAATTATGGGTTGGCATTTTTGTCATTGGCGCAATGATCTCATTGGCCATATTAGCTTTTAATGTTGCCGGTCTTTCCTTTAAGGGGGAAGGCCGCAGTTATACTCTGTATGCCAGTTTTTCAAATGTTGGTGGTTTAAAAGTTAGATCGCCAGTGAAACTTGGTGGTGTTGTTGTCGGCAGAGTTGAAGAAATTAGTTTAAATAAAGAGAGTTATATGCCAGTTGTGCGTTTGGCTATGTTCGAAAATAAAGGGTATTATCCAGAAACCTCTTCAGTTTCGATTTTAACCTCGGGTTTATTAGGTGAGCAATATATCGGCCTGCAACCCGGTTTTATTATCGAGGGGGTTAATATGTTAGAAGAAGGAGGACGTTTTGAGGATACTAAATCTGCTATCGTTCTTGAAGATTTAATTGGTCAATTTATCTATTCAATGAATAAGGGGGATTAA
- the lptB gene encoding LPS export ABC transporter ATP-binding protein: MAELIAQGLVKSYKGRTVVNGVDLTVKTGEIVGLLGPNGAGKTTSFYMVVGLVKQDEGSICIDGEDISHHPMHIRAQKGIGYLPQEASIFRRLTVSENIMGILQTRKELNNTQREEKLNTLLDEFHISHIRNNKGMSLSGGERRRVEIARALATEPKFILLDEPFAGVDPISVIDIKTIIQHLRNRGLGVLITDHNVRETLDVCQHSYIVSHGEIIAVGNQDEILANAQVKQVYLGEEFKL, from the coding sequence ATGGCAGAGTTAATCGCGCAAGGTTTAGTAAAAAGTTATAAAGGCAGAACCGTTGTAAACGGTGTCGATTTAACGGTAAAAACGGGTGAAATCGTCGGTTTACTTGGCCCAAATGGAGCAGGTAAAACAACCTCTTTTTACATGGTGGTCGGACTCGTAAAACAGGATGAAGGAAGTATCTGCATTGACGGAGAAGATATTTCCCATCATCCTATGCATATCAGAGCTCAAAAGGGTATCGGTTACCTTCCTCAGGAAGCGTCCATCTTTCGCCGTTTAACGGTCTCCGAAAATATTATGGGTATTTTGCAAACGCGTAAAGAGTTAAACAATACCCAACGTGAAGAAAAGCTCAATACATTACTCGATGAATTTCATATCTCTCATATTCGTAATAATAAAGGGATGAGCCTTTCCGGCGGGGAGCGACGCCGGGTTGAAATCGCGCGAGCACTGGCAACCGAACCTAAATTTATTCTCTTAGATGAGCCTTTCGCCGGCGTAGATCCTATTTCAGTGATTGATATCAAGACTATTATCCAACACCTAAGGAATCGTGGTTTGGGTGTCTTAATAACCGATCACAATGTTCGAGAAACATTAGATGTCTGCCAGCATTCCTATATCGTTAGTCACGGTGAAATTATTGCAGTAGGTAATCAAGATGAAATATTAGCCAATGCCCAGGTAAAACAGGTCTATCTGGGAGAAGAATTTAAATTATAA
- a CDS encoding ATP-binding cassette domain-containing protein, whose translation MKTPLHLEIKNLCFSRSDKLLFNNLCFEFERGKITAILGPSGIGKTTLLKLIGGQLAVDSGEIFFNQSALHNCSTDELYQARKKMGMLFQSGALFNELSVFENVAFPLREHHQLDQSLLEILVLMKLEAVGLRGARDLMPQQLSGGMARRVALARAIALDPELIMYDEPFSGQDPISMNVLLKLIKQLNENLGLTSIIVTHDVKEVLSIADNVYVLADEKIIAQGSVESILAQTENELLQQFLLGKSEGPVPFHFKSDDFQSDLQKVSR comes from the coding sequence ATGAAAACCCCGCTTCACCTTGAAATAAAAAACTTATGCTTCTCTCGAAGTGATAAATTATTATTTAATAATTTATGTTTTGAGTTTGAGCGCGGTAAAATCACTGCGATATTAGGTCCTAGTGGCATAGGAAAAACAACATTATTAAAACTTATTGGCGGGCAACTGGCTGTCGATAGTGGTGAGATATTTTTTAACCAAAGCGCACTTCATAACTGCTCAACGGATGAACTTTATCAAGCACGTAAAAAAATGGGTATGTTATTTCAAAGTGGCGCATTATTTAACGAGCTTTCTGTTTTTGAAAATGTCGCATTTCCTTTACGAGAGCATCACCAACTCGATCAATCTTTGCTCGAAATATTAGTTTTAATGAAGTTAGAAGCGGTTGGTTTAAGGGGAGCACGAGATTTAATGCCGCAACAATTATCCGGTGGCATGGCGCGCCGTGTCGCATTAGCTCGCGCAATCGCACTTGATCCTGAGCTGATTATGTATGATGAGCCGTTTAGCGGGCAAGATCCTATCTCAATGAATGTGTTGTTGAAATTAATTAAACAGCTCAATGAGAATTTAGGCTTGACCTCTATTATTGTGACCCATGATGTTAAAGAGGTCTTGTCTATTGCAGATAATGTTTACGTATTAGCGGATGAGAAAATTATTGCGCAAGGCTCTGTCGAGTCAATACTCGCGCAAACTGAAAATGAATTATTACAACAGTTTTTGCTGGGCAAAAGTGAAGGGCCTGTCCCTTTCCATTTCAAAAGCGATGATTTTCAATCTGATTTACAAAAGGTAAGTCGATAA
- the murA gene encoding UDP-N-acetylglucosamine 1-carboxyvinyltransferase translates to MGQFLIQGGCQLKGEVTISGAKNAALPILFASLLSKGNVNLTNVPLLKDISTTLELLKELGAEASQDGHEVHINASSVKNYTASYELVRSMRASILALGPLVARFGEADISLPGGCAIGARPVNLHIHGLEQMGAIIKVQNGFIKARVNGRLKGAHLYMDMVSVTGTGNLMMAAALAEGVTTIENAAKEPELVDLANFINGMGGKISGAGTDTLTIEGVESLGDCSYQVQPDRIETGTFLVAGVVSGGKVKCLKTAPHLLTAVLSKLEEAGAAVTTGSDWIEVDMIDRQLKSVNISTAPHPAFPTDMQAQFTVLNTVAPGTGRIKENIFENRFMHVPELQRMGANIILEGNLAICGDPDPLCGAEVMATDLRASASLVIAGLIAEGETIVDEIYHIDRGYEAIENKLIALGAKIKRIEN, encoded by the coding sequence ATGGGTCAGTTTTTAATTCAAGGTGGTTGCCAATTAAAAGGGGAGGTGACAATATCCGGTGCCAAAAATGCTGCATTACCAATTCTATTTGCGAGCTTATTATCAAAAGGTAATGTGAATTTAACGAATGTCCCGCTGTTAAAAGATATCTCGACAACACTTGAGCTTTTAAAAGAATTAGGTGCAGAAGCATCACAAGATGGACATGAAGTACATATTAATGCTTCATCGGTGAAAAACTATACCGCTTCCTATGAGTTAGTACGCAGTATGCGTGCGTCTATTTTGGCGCTAGGCCCTTTAGTTGCCCGTTTTGGTGAAGCCGATATCTCATTACCTGGGGGCTGTGCTATTGGCGCTCGCCCGGTTAATCTGCATATCCATGGTTTAGAGCAGATGGGGGCAATCATTAAAGTGCAGAATGGCTTTATTAAAGCGCGTGTTAATGGGCGTTTAAAGGGTGCACATTTGTACATGGATATGGTCAGTGTTACCGGCACGGGTAATTTAATGATGGCAGCGGCGCTTGCTGAGGGTGTTACGACCATCGAAAATGCAGCGAAAGAACCTGAACTTGTTGATCTGGCTAACTTTATTAATGGTATGGGTGGCAAGATTTCAGGCGCAGGAACAGATACTTTAACAATTGAAGGTGTTGAGTCTTTGGGTGATTGTAGCTATCAGGTGCAGCCGGATCGCATTGAGACGGGGACTTTTTTAGTGGCAGGTGTGGTAAGTGGTGGTAAAGTTAAGTGTCTTAAAACCGCCCCGCATTTATTAACGGCTGTACTGTCTAAATTAGAAGAAGCGGGTGCCGCAGTGACAACGGGCAGTGATTGGATTGAGGTTGATATGATTGATCGTCAATTGAAATCAGTGAATATCTCAACGGCTCCGCATCCTGCATTCCCAACGGATATGCAGGCACAATTTACGGTGTTAAATACCGTTGCTCCCGGCACGGGACGAATCAAAGAAAACATTTTTGAAAATCGTTTTATGCATGTGCCTGAATTACAACGAATGGGCGCAAATATTATATTGGAAGGTAATCTTGCCATTTGTGGTGATCCTGATCCGCTGTGTGGCGCAGAAGTGATGGCGACAGATTTACGTGCATCGGCAAGTTTAGTGATTGCAGGCTTAATCGCCGAGGGTGAAACGATTGTTGATGAGATTTACCACATTGACCGGGGTTATGAAGCAATAGAAAATAAGTTGATTGCGCTGGGTGCAAAGATTAAGCGTATTGAAAATTAA
- the mlaE gene encoding lipid asymmetry maintenance ABC transporter permease subunit MlaE — translation MLDFAGAVGRLSLYFIKTTGKSCVMLFHTMFGMPHPKLFPLFIGQIFQLGILSLPIILTAGLFIGMVLSLQGYNVLVDYAAEESLGSMVALSLLRELGPVVTALLFAGRAGSALTAEIGLMQSTEQIASMEMMAVSPLKRVIAPRFLAGIVTLPLLTLMFNVVAIWGGYLIGVSWMGVDGGAYWSVMQGSVDYLPDVMNGVIKSIVFGVMITWVALYNGYYVMPNAIGISRSTTQTVVVSSLLVLAMDFILTVFMFGA, via the coding sequence ATGTTAGATTTTGCTGGCGCCGTCGGGCGTTTATCTTTATATTTTATAAAAACGACGGGAAAGTCCTGCGTAATGTTGTTCCATACAATGTTCGGCATGCCGCACCCTAAATTGTTTCCTTTATTTATCGGACAGATATTTCAACTTGGTATTTTATCTTTACCGATTATATTAACCGCTGGTTTGTTTATCGGCATGGTATTAAGCTTACAGGGTTATAATGTGCTGGTTGATTATGCTGCCGAGGAAAGTTTAGGCAGCATGGTGGCTTTATCGTTATTAAGAGAGTTAGGGCCCGTTGTAACGGCCTTACTTTTTGCCGGGCGAGCAGGCTCTGCGCTGACCGCTGAAATTGGTTTAATGCAAAGCACCGAGCAAATTGCCAGTATGGAAATGATGGCAGTTTCCCCTCTTAAACGTGTGATAGCACCGCGTTTTCTTGCCGGCATCGTGACGCTGCCGTTGCTAACATTGATGTTTAATGTGGTGGCTATTTGGGGAGGATATTTAATCGGTGTCTCTTGGATGGGGGTTGATGGCGGAGCGTATTGGTCTGTGATGCAGGGCAGTGTTGATTATCTGCCGGATGTTATGAATGGCGTGATTAAGAGTATTGTCTTTGGTGTAATGATTACCTGGGTAGCACTTTATAATGGTTATTATGTGATGCCAAACGCTATCGGTATTAGTCGCTCAACAACACAGACAGTAGTCGTTTCATCATTATTAGTGTTAGCAATGGATTTTATATTAACGGTGTTTATGTTCGGAGCGTAA
- a CDS encoding BolA family protein — translation MNTEIIKEKLEQALALDECIVKGENGTFQVIAVSAMFADMSRVKKQQAIYDPLTEEIASNAIHALSIKALTPDEWQKQKHFI, via the coding sequence ATGAATACTGAAATAATTAAAGAAAAATTAGAACAAGCGCTAGCGCTTGATGAATGCATAGTCAAAGGCGAAAATGGCACTTTTCAAGTGATCGCAGTCAGTGCCATGTTTGCAGATATGAGTAGAGTGAAAAAACAGCAGGCTATTTATGATCCGTTAACCGAGGAGATAGCAAGTAATGCCATTCATGCTCTCAGCATTAAAGCCTTAACACCCGATGAGTGGCAAAAACAAAAGCATTTTATTTAA
- the lptA gene encoding lipopolysaccharide transport periplasmic protein LptA, whose amino-acid sequence MKINKLSLIISTLLISFASIALESDFTQPIHVSSVSQHVTMKNDRVVFQDDVLLTQGTIKLTADKLTVIQGKQSNQEIMIAEGSVATFYQTQEDGKPIDAEANVIRYDVAKAQVTLTGNAQVKQLKSQINGSKIIYFMETEELTVSNDGKETRVTTVFLPAQFEKKSTVGKEE is encoded by the coding sequence ATGAAAATAAATAAATTAAGCTTAATCATCAGTACACTCCTTATCTCTTTTGCAAGTATTGCGCTGGAGTCCGACTTCACTCAGCCCATTCACGTCAGTTCTGTGAGCCAGCACGTGACGATGAAAAATGATCGGGTTGTATTTCAAGATGATGTATTACTAACCCAAGGTACTATTAAATTAACTGCTGACAAACTGACCGTTATTCAAGGAAAACAATCTAATCAAGAGATCATGATTGCAGAAGGTAGCGTAGCCACTTTTTACCAAACCCAAGAAGATGGAAAACCCATCGATGCAGAGGCAAATGTTATTCGTTACGATGTGGCTAAGGCCCAAGTAACGCTTACTGGCAATGCCCAGGTTAAACAACTTAAGAGCCAAATAAATGGTTCAAAAATTATTTATTTTATGGAAACAGAAGAACTAACCGTGAGCAACGATGGCAAAGAAACACGTGTAACAACAGTTTTTTTACCCGCTCAGTTTGAGAAAAAAAGTACTGTGGGGAAAGAAGAATAA
- the kdsC gene encoding 3-deoxy-manno-octulosonate-8-phosphatase KdsC, protein MITTPYGKISVENYHRAAKIKLLICDVDGVFSDGRIYLGNHGEELKAFHTKDGFGIKAIIKMGVNVAIITGRQSVIVEKRMQALGVPFIFQGKEDKLSIYQSLLTKLSLTPDQVAYIGDDVVDLPIIEDCGLGVAVQDAHPLVLKGANLVTQIKGGYGAVREVCDLFLQCHNQLYITQGKSE, encoded by the coding sequence ATGATCACAACACCTTATGGTAAAATTAGCGTCGAAAATTACCACCGCGCCGCAAAGATAAAATTACTTATTTGCGATGTTGATGGTGTCTTTTCTGATGGTAGAATTTATTTAGGCAATCACGGCGAAGAGTTAAAAGCCTTTCATACTAAAGACGGATTCGGGATCAAAGCTATTATCAAGATGGGCGTTAATGTCGCGATTATCACCGGCCGTCAATCGGTCATTGTTGAAAAGAGAATGCAGGCCTTGGGTGTCCCTTTTATATTTCAGGGCAAAGAAGATAAATTAAGCATTTACCAATCTTTATTAACCAAGCTTAGTTTAACGCCTGATCAGGTTGCTTATATTGGTGATGACGTGGTTGATCTGCCTATTATCGAAGATTGTGGTTTGGGTGTCGCAGTACAGGATGCGCATCCTCTTGTCTTAAAAGGGGCAAACCTTGTCACCCAAATAAAAGGGGGCTATGGCGCAGTACGCGAAGTCTGTGATCTTTTTTTGCAGTGCCATAACCAACTATATATTACCCAAGGCAAAAGTGAATAA